Proteins encoded in a region of the Deltaproteobacteria bacterium genome:
- a CDS encoding acyl--CoA ligase, whose product MADLAAIEARLTGPGGPFEIAVEDVLGARMPVFKNRLRSLRSLLELSSAQGEKEYLVHRDRRISYDEHLRLVAKLAGVLRDRFGVRKGDRVAILAENGPEWILSFWAAQALGAVAVGLNGWWVGDEIRYGVRDCDPKLLIADRRRLERVSASELRVPVLEIESDFERLLARADDAPLAEVEICEDDPAAILYTSGTTGRPKGATNTQRNILALLGLQFFHGARMMLAAAADGRAPTGPARPPCALVTTPLFHVSGLYTGAIVMLASGAKTVWRSGRFDPVDVMRLIERERVTSWGPMGTMVHRVVHHPDVAKYDLSSVASIGSGGAPMSPELQQKIRAVFPTAQASLGLGYGLTECTALATLAFGEELARHPTTAGRPLPTVQLEIRGADGRALAEGETGEICVRSPLVMAGYWRNPQASAESIAADRWLRTGDVGRIEQGRLYVDSRARDLILRGAENIYPVEIEQRLEAHPDVLEAAVVGVDHEELGQEVKAIVVPRPGARVSAAQLAAWVAEALAAFKVPAHWQLRAEPLPRNATGKVLKNVLVGAAGNAFVAE is encoded by the coding sequence ATGGCGGATCTCGCGGCGATCGAGGCGCGCCTCACCGGCCCGGGCGGCCCGTTCGAGATCGCGGTCGAAGACGTGCTCGGCGCGCGAATGCCGGTGTTCAAGAACCGGCTGCGCTCGCTGCGCAGTCTGCTCGAGCTCTCGTCGGCGCAGGGAGAGAAGGAGTATCTCGTCCATCGCGACCGGCGCATCTCGTACGACGAGCACCTGCGTCTGGTCGCGAAGCTGGCGGGCGTGCTGCGCGACCGCTTCGGAGTCCGGAAGGGGGATCGCGTCGCGATCCTGGCCGAGAACGGCCCCGAGTGGATCCTCTCGTTCTGGGCCGCGCAGGCGCTCGGCGCGGTCGCCGTGGGCCTGAACGGCTGGTGGGTCGGCGACGAGATCCGCTACGGCGTTCGCGACTGCGATCCGAAGCTCTTGATCGCGGATCGCCGCAGGCTCGAGCGAGTGTCCGCGTCCGAGCTCCGCGTGCCGGTGCTCGAGATCGAGAGCGACTTCGAGCGGCTCCTCGCGCGAGCCGACGACGCTCCGCTCGCCGAGGTCGAGATCTGCGAGGACGATCCCGCGGCGATCCTCTACACGAGCGGAACCACCGGCCGGCCGAAGGGCGCGACGAACACGCAGCGCAACATCCTCGCGCTGCTCGGCCTGCAGTTCTTCCACGGCGCGCGGATGATGCTGGCCGCGGCCGCCGACGGGCGGGCTCCCACCGGTCCCGCACGGCCGCCCTGCGCGCTCGTGACGACGCCGCTCTTCCACGTCTCGGGTCTGTACACCGGCGCGATCGTGATGCTCGCCAGCGGCGCGAAGACGGTCTGGCGCTCGGGACGCTTCGATCCCGTGGACGTGATGCGACTGATCGAGCGCGAGCGGGTCACGTCCTGGGGGCCGATGGGAACGATGGTCCATCGCGTCGTCCATCATCCGGACGTCGCCAAGTACGATCTCTCGAGCGTCGCGAGCATCGGCTCCGGCGGCGCGCCGATGAGCCCGGAGCTGCAGCAGAAGATCCGAGCCGTGTTTCCGACCGCGCAGGCGAGCCTCGGGCTCGGCTACGGCCTGACGGAATGCACGGCGCTGGCGACGCTCGCGTTCGGCGAGGAGCTCGCGCGCCACCCGACCACGGCGGGACGACCCTTGCCGACCGTGCAGCTCGAGATCCGCGGCGCCGACGGGCGCGCGCTCGCCGAGGGCGAGACCGGCGAGATCTGCGTGCGAAGCCCGCTCGTGATGGCCGGATACTGGCGCAACCCGCAGGCCAGCGCGGAATCGATCGCGGCGGACCGCTGGCTTCGCACCGGCGACGTCGGGCGGATCGAGCAGGGCCGGCTCTACGTCGATTCGCGCGCGCGCGACCTGATCCTGCGCGGAGCCGAGAACATCTACCCGGTCGAGATCGAGCAGCGTCTCGAAGCGCACCCCGACGTGCTCGAGGCGGCGGTGGTCGGCGTCGACCACGAGGAGCTCGGCCAGGAAGTGAAGGCGATCGTCGTGCCCCGTCCGGGCGCCCGGGTGAGCGCGGCGCAGCTCGCGGCCTGGGTGGCCGAGGCGCTGGCGGCCTTCAAGGTCCCCGCGCACTGGCAGCTGCGCGCGGAGCCGCTGCCGCGAAACGCGACCGGAAAGGTGCTGAAGAACGTCCTCGTCGGAGCAGCCGGAAACGCCTTCGTCGCCGAGTAG
- a CDS encoding beta-lactamase family protein encodes MAKLEIQGRCDPRFKRVRELFEAGFESGAELGAGLNVVVDGRELIDLWGGFADRERTRPWRRDTLANVYSTTKGITAIAAHQLVERGELELDAPVARYWPEFAQKGKASIPVRMLLNHRAGLAAVTRPLAPADLFDWATMTRALEEQEPWWKPGADHGYHALTYGWLVGELIRRVSGMSVGRYVREHVAAPLGAEFWIGLPEELDARTAELHQGPISTDGPNLMQRMAAEPNGVLAKAFGNPPLLLMSPNTRAWRAAELPAANGHTTAPALARIYAALASGGELDGVRILRRDTIERAREEESYGPDRVLALVSRFGLGFMLPPENEPLGPNPRTFGHGGAGGSLGLADPETKVGFGYVMNLMHTGAWLADPRPRALLDALYEGL; translated from the coding sequence ATGGCGAAGCTCGAGATCCAGGGCCGTTGTGACCCGCGCTTCAAGCGCGTGCGCGAGCTCTTCGAGGCGGGGTTCGAGAGCGGCGCCGAGCTCGGCGCCGGTCTGAACGTCGTCGTCGACGGGCGCGAGCTGATCGACCTCTGGGGCGGATTCGCGGACCGGGAGCGAACGCGTCCCTGGCGACGGGACACGCTCGCGAACGTGTACTCGACGACGAAGGGCATCACCGCGATCGCGGCGCACCAGCTCGTCGAGCGCGGCGAGCTGGAGCTCGACGCGCCGGTCGCGCGCTACTGGCCCGAGTTCGCGCAGAAGGGCAAGGCCTCGATTCCGGTGCGCATGCTCTTGAACCATCGGGCCGGACTCGCGGCCGTGACCCGGCCGCTCGCGCCCGCGGATCTCTTCGACTGGGCGACCATGACGCGCGCGCTCGAAGAGCAGGAGCCGTGGTGGAAGCCGGGAGCCGACCACGGCTATCACGCGCTCACCTACGGCTGGCTCGTCGGCGAGCTGATCCGGCGCGTGAGCGGCATGAGCGTCGGGCGCTACGTGCGCGAGCACGTCGCCGCGCCGCTCGGCGCGGAGTTCTGGATCGGGCTTCCCGAAGAGCTCGACGCGCGCACCGCGGAGCTGCACCAGGGTCCGATCTCGACCGACGGGCCGAACCTGATGCAGCGGATGGCGGCCGAGCCGAACGGCGTGCTCGCGAAGGCCTTCGGCAATCCGCCGCTCCTGCTGATGAGCCCGAACACCCGAGCCTGGCGTGCGGCGGAGCTGCCCGCCGCGAACGGACACACGACCGCTCCGGCGCTCGCGCGCATCTACGCCGCGCTCGCCAGCGGAGGCGAGCTCGACGGCGTGCGCATTCTTCGGCGCGACACGATCGAGCGCGCTCGCGAAGAGGAGTCGTACGGCCCGGACCGCGTGCTCGCGCTCGTCTCCCGCTTCGGTCTCGGCTTCATGCTTCCGCCGGAAAACGAGCCGCTCGGTCCCAACCCGCGCACGTTCGGGCACGGCGGGGCGGGCGGATCGCTCGGCCTCGCGGATCCGGAGACGAAGGTCGGCTTCGGCTACGTGATGAACCTGATGCACACCGGCGCCTGGCTCGCGGACCCGCGGCCGCGCGCCCTGCTCGACGCGCTCTACGAAGGGCTCTGA
- a CDS encoding class I SAM-dependent methyltransferase — MNRLHLFELEDQPWFPNVLRDAGTAYLAFASRVAGHGAALAPKLEATLAAAGETRIVDLCSGGAGPIAEIVASLADRSVDVSALLTDAYPNEGALSRVCARSSGRIDWHREPVDATRVPRELAGVRTLFNALHHFRPETARRILADAAASGRAIASFEVIGREPLALLGLLLAPLSVALSLPFLRPFRCSWLPLTYLVPIVPLFVLWDGIVSWLRIYSERELQALVDALEPRHRDAYTWEIGRIRLAGPPIHASYLIGVPRAGQSPS, encoded by the coding sequence ATGAACCGCTTGCATCTGTTCGAGCTCGAGGACCAACCGTGGTTCCCGAACGTGCTTCGCGACGCCGGCACGGCGTACCTCGCGTTCGCCTCGCGCGTCGCCGGACACGGGGCGGCGCTCGCGCCGAAGCTCGAAGCGACGCTCGCGGCGGCCGGCGAGACGCGGATCGTCGATCTCTGCTCCGGCGGCGCGGGCCCGATCGCGGAGATCGTGGCCTCGCTCGCGGACCGGAGCGTCGACGTGAGTGCGCTGCTCACCGACGCCTACCCGAACGAGGGCGCGCTCTCGCGCGTCTGCGCGCGCTCGTCCGGGCGGATCGACTGGCATCGCGAGCCCGTCGACGCGACGCGCGTTCCCCGCGAGCTCGCGGGCGTCCGGACGCTGTTCAACGCCCTGCACCACTTCCGGCCCGAGACCGCGCGCCGGATCCTCGCCGACGCCGCCGCTTCGGGCCGCGCGATCGCGAGCTTCGAGGTGATCGGGCGCGAGCCGCTCGCGCTGCTCGGACTCCTGCTCGCGCCGCTCTCGGTCGCGCTCTCACTCCCCTTCCTGCGCCCGTTCCGCTGCTCGTGGCTGCCGCTCACGTATCTCGTGCCGATCGTGCCGCTCTTCGTGCTCTGGGACGGGATCGTCTCGTGGCTGCGGATCTACTCGGAGCGCGAGCTGCAGGCGCTGGTCGACGCGCTCGAGCCGCGACACCGAGATGCGTACACCTGGGAGATCGGACGGATCCGCCTCGCGGGGCCGCCGATCCACGCGAGCTACCTGATTGGAGTGCCGCGAGCGGGTCAGAGCCCTTCGTAG
- a CDS encoding MerR family transcriptional regulator, with the protein MSQWIPIGRFAQVSGFTIRALRHYESLGLLVPARVDPGSGYRFYRPEQLPDALRVRLLRALEMPLPDVVAVMRDPDGPAALEALRAHRVRVASRLGELEQQLARLDEWLHGALQELDADQPALDEGTAAPAEDDRPAEPLERAFLGLFGPPGKP; encoded by the coding sequence ATGAGCCAGTGGATCCCGATCGGTCGCTTCGCCCAGGTCTCGGGCTTCACGATCCGAGCGCTTCGCCACTACGAGAGCCTCGGGCTGCTCGTGCCCGCGCGCGTCGATCCCGGCAGCGGCTACCGCTTCTATCGGCCCGAGCAGCTTCCCGACGCGCTGCGCGTGCGGCTGCTGCGCGCGCTCGAGATGCCGCTGCCCGACGTCGTGGCGGTGATGCGCGATCCGGACGGCCCGGCCGCACTCGAGGCGCTTCGCGCGCACCGAGTGCGCGTCGCCTCGCGGCTCGGCGAACTCGAGCAGCAGCTCGCGCGACTCGACGAGTGGCTGCACGGCGCGCTGCAGGAGCTCGACGCCGATCAGCCCGCGCTCGACGAGGGCACCGCCGCGCCGGCCGAGGACGACCGACCCGCGGAGCCGCTGGAGCGCGCCTTCCTGGGGCTCTTCGGTCCGCCCGGAAAACCCTGA
- a CDS encoding alpha/beta hydrolase, with product MAILGIHPAGALPMPFASVNRHDLYFEDSGGNRPAVIFSHGFLLDHSMWGAQVEAFSGQLRCITWDQRGHGMSDCLGPFDYYDSAADAIGILDHLGIEKAAFVGMSQGGFLSLRAASKFAPRVKSLVLIGTVAALPDDEVQDAQREIADSWLAQGPVGEIATRMATMIFGPKYKAEPWIGKWQAKLPCEFAHPWEAMLARDDFTPFLADVRCPSLLVHGSKDAAFALDAAKAMRDGLPDCKGLVVVRGAEHAANLTHAKAVNEALQEFLRKYA from the coding sequence ATGGCTATCCTCGGGATTCATCCTGCTGGAGCCTTGCCGATGCCCTTCGCGAGCGTGAACCGCCACGACCTCTATTTCGAGGACTCCGGGGGAAACCGGCCTGCCGTGATCTTCAGCCACGGGTTCCTGCTCGATCACTCGATGTGGGGCGCGCAGGTCGAGGCCTTCTCGGGCCAGCTCCGCTGCATCACCTGGGATCAGCGCGGCCACGGCATGAGCGACTGCCTCGGGCCCTTCGACTACTACGACTCCGCGGCCGACGCGATCGGGATCCTCGACCACCTCGGAATCGAGAAGGCGGCCTTCGTGGGGATGTCGCAGGGGGGATTCCTGTCGCTGCGGGCGGCCTCGAAGTTCGCGCCGCGCGTGAAGTCGCTCGTGCTGATCGGCACGGTCGCCGCGCTGCCGGACGACGAGGTCCAGGATGCGCAGCGCGAGATCGCCGACAGCTGGCTCGCGCAGGGCCCGGTGGGCGAGATCGCCACCCGGATGGCGACGATGATCTTCGGGCCCAAGTACAAGGCGGAGCCCTGGATCGGCAAGTGGCAGGCGAAGCTGCCCTGCGAGTTCGCCCATCCCTGGGAGGCGATGCTCGCGCGCGACGACTTCACTCCCTTCCTCGCGGACGTCCGCTGCCCGTCGTTGCTCGTCCACGGCAGCAAGGACGCGGCCTTCGCTCTCGACGCGGCCAAGGCGATGCGAGACGGCCTTCCGGACTGCAAGGGACTCGTCGTCGTGCGCGGTGCGGAACATGCCGCGAACCTCACCCACGCGAAGGCGGTGAACGAGGCGCTGCAGGAGTTCCTGCGCAAGTACGCCTGA
- a CDS encoding TIGR03560 family F420-dependent LLM class oxidoreductase, giving the protein MRFSVWPAPMQSFADVLEIARHAESTGWDGIYCADHFMPDGANTRVPWPECWTTLAALAVSVPRLRLGPLVTGNTYRHPAVLAKMAATLDQICGGRFVLGLGAGWQENEHRQYGIPFYTVKQRLERLAEACELIKSLFANETTTFRGAHYALSNAVLEPKPVQRPLPLLIGGGGEKVTLRIAARFADEWNVWGDVARLRHKMAILDGYCAELGRPTRAIQRSAVALLFLTDDRDLAEKLRSRPIDRPSIIGNVDEVRDIVREYREAGVDELIVPDFTLGPRDRKLATLDRFIREVAAPLR; this is encoded by the coding sequence TTGCGCTTCAGCGTCTGGCCCGCGCCGATGCAGAGCTTCGCCGACGTGCTCGAGATCGCGCGGCATGCGGAGTCGACCGGCTGGGACGGGATCTACTGCGCCGACCACTTCATGCCCGATGGTGCGAACACGCGGGTTCCCTGGCCGGAGTGCTGGACGACGCTGGCCGCGCTCGCCGTCTCGGTGCCGCGGCTCCGACTCGGCCCGCTCGTGACCGGAAACACCTACCGCCATCCGGCCGTGCTCGCGAAGATGGCCGCGACGCTGGATCAGATCTGCGGCGGGCGCTTCGTGCTCGGCCTGGGTGCAGGCTGGCAGGAGAACGAGCACCGCCAGTACGGAATTCCGTTCTACACCGTGAAGCAGCGGCTCGAGCGACTGGCGGAGGCGTGCGAGCTGATCAAGTCGCTCTTCGCCAACGAGACGACGACGTTTCGCGGCGCGCACTACGCGCTGTCGAACGCGGTTCTGGAGCCGAAGCCGGTGCAGAGACCGCTGCCGCTCTTGATCGGAGGCGGCGGCGAGAAGGTCACGCTGCGGATCGCGGCGCGCTTCGCCGACGAGTGGAACGTCTGGGGCGACGTGGCGAGACTGCGCCACAAGATGGCGATCCTGGACGGCTACTGCGCCGAGCTCGGCCGGCCGACGCGCGCGATCCAGCGCTCCGCGGTGGCTCTGCTGTTCCTGACCGACGACCGCGATCTCGCCGAGAAGCTGCGCAGCCGGCCGATCGACCGGCCCTCGATCATCGGCAACGTCGACGAGGTGCGAGACATCGTCCGCGAGTATCGCGAGGCCGGCGTGGACGAGCTGATCGTGCCCGACTTCACGCTCGGCCCTCGCGATCGGAAGCTCGCGACGCTGGACCGGTTCATTCGGGAGGTTGCGGCGCCCCTTCGCTAG
- a CDS encoding cupin domain-containing protein, translating into MKIRRVVTGHDRSGKAVIASDSQVEGITPGLLPGSEFHRLWGANRAPSFPDDGSPPEQNPYFPPVGGFRFGMFTIPPDSHTRPAVADLPAAVKELEAALPGLASHMEADAPGMHTTATIDFEVVLEGEVWLELDDGVVAHLRAGDCVVQNGTRHAWHNRGHVPARLAVFLVGAHHAKFPGT; encoded by the coding sequence ATGAAGATCCGCCGCGTCGTCACCGGTCACGATCGCTCGGGCAAAGCCGTGATTGCCTCGGACTCACAGGTCGAGGGAATCACACCGGGGCTTTTGCCCGGCTCGGAGTTCCACCGGCTCTGGGGCGCGAACCGCGCGCCGTCCTTTCCCGACGACGGCTCGCCGCCGGAGCAGAATCCCTACTTCCCGCCCGTCGGCGGCTTCCGCTTCGGAATGTTCACGATCCCGCCCGATTCGCACACACGGCCCGCGGTGGCCGACCTGCCCGCCGCGGTGAAGGAGCTCGAGGCCGCGCTGCCGGGGCTTGCGAGCCACATGGAGGCGGATGCGCCGGGGATGCACACCACCGCGACGATCGACTTCGAAGTGGTCCTCGAGGGCGAGGTCTGGCTCGAGCTCGACGACGGCGTGGTCGCACATCTGCGCGCCGGTGACTGCGTGGTGCAGAACGGCACCCGCCACGCCTGGCACAACCGCGGCCACGTGCCCGCGCGGCTCGCGGTGTTCCTGGTCGGGGCGCACCACGCGAAGTTTCCGGGAACCTGA
- a CDS encoding DUF3293 domain-containing protein, translating to MLRSFGRALILDLGSPRSGSPTEASLGYEAFHDPTSLRCEIAELCRGAGVSARARAAVASGRVPAAYLGVDPRLRWLEIELRRDAPLWRPILRAASRYAASERGALYDAFARTEFRAEIGGGRVAIRIGATDALLDELLDSRGVSSWAYVTAWNPRAQALPPGENALRHDALVRRLEHEGFRFFEGEGVGESAEWTPERSVLILGISEPQALALGERCEQEAIVVGERGQPARLRFCAGAC from the coding sequence ATGCTGCGCAGCTTCGGCCGCGCGCTGATCCTCGACCTGGGCTCGCCGCGAAGCGGGTCGCCGACCGAAGCGAGCCTCGGCTACGAGGCGTTTCACGATCCGACGTCGCTGCGCTGCGAGATCGCCGAGCTCTGCCGCGGGGCCGGAGTCTCGGCGCGCGCGAGGGCCGCCGTCGCGAGCGGCCGCGTGCCGGCCGCGTACCTGGGGGTGGATCCGCGCTTGCGCTGGCTCGAGATCGAACTACGGCGCGACGCCCCTCTGTGGCGGCCGATCCTGCGCGCGGCCTCGCGCTATGCGGCAAGCGAGCGGGGCGCGCTGTACGACGCATTCGCACGCACCGAGTTCCGAGCCGAGATCGGAGGCGGTCGCGTCGCGATCCGGATCGGCGCGACCGATGCGCTGCTCGACGAGCTGCTCGATTCCCGCGGCGTCTCGAGCTGGGCGTACGTCACGGCCTGGAATCCGCGCGCGCAAGCGCTTCCCCCGGGCGAGAACGCGCTGCGGCACGACGCGCTGGTCCGGCGCCTCGAGCACGAGGGCTTCCGCTTCTTCGAGGGAGAGGGCGTCGGCGAGAGCGCCGAGTGGACGCCCGAGCGGAGCGTCCTGATCCTGGGAATCTCCGAGCCGCAGGCGCTCGCGCTGGGAGAGCGCTGCGAGCAGGAGGCGATCGTCGTGGGAGAGCGGGGCCAGCCCGCGCGTCTCCGCTTCTGTGCGGGCGCGTGTTGA
- a CDS encoding ADP-ribosylglycohydrolase family protein has protein sequence MTGERERFRGALLGLACGDAVGTSVEFRPRGSFAPLDDMIGGGAFRLRPGEWTDDTSMALCLARSLVETGGFDARDQIERYARWQRDGYLSSNGRCFDIGTTVADALARFRESGDPWSGSTDPRSAGNGSLMRLAPVPMFYAPDSVAAIHWSGQSSRTTHGCDEAIDACRLFGAMLARALAGADRETVLAAGRDLPGDAAPLAPKIAAIARGDYTAKSEREIRGSGYVVASLEAALFCFAKTTSYRDATLRAANLGEDADTTAAICGQLAGAFYGESAIPAAWREKLAMRALIEETADALRAARPA, from the coding sequence TTGACCGGCGAACGCGAGCGCTTCCGCGGCGCGCTTCTCGGCCTGGCCTGCGGCGACGCGGTGGGCACGTCGGTCGAATTCAGGCCGCGCGGAAGCTTCGCCCCGCTCGACGACATGATCGGCGGCGGCGCTTTCCGTCTTCGTCCGGGCGAGTGGACCGACGACACCTCCATGGCGCTCTGCCTCGCGCGCAGCCTGGTCGAGACCGGAGGCTTCGACGCGCGCGATCAGATCGAGCGCTACGCGCGCTGGCAGCGAGACGGGTACCTGTCGAGCAACGGTCGCTGCTTCGACATCGGCACGACCGTTGCCGACGCGCTCGCGCGCTTCCGAGAGAGTGGCGATCCGTGGAGCGGCTCGACCGATCCCCGCAGCGCCGGCAACGGCTCGCTGATGCGGCTCGCGCCGGTGCCGATGTTCTATGCGCCCGACTCGGTCGCCGCGATCCACTGGAGCGGCCAGAGCTCGCGAACGACACACGGATGTGACGAGGCCATCGACGCCTGCCGGCTCTTCGGCGCGATGCTCGCGCGCGCGCTGGCCGGCGCAGATCGCGAGACCGTGCTCGCGGCTGGAAGGGATCTGCCCGGGGATGCCGCGCCGCTCGCGCCGAAGATCGCGGCGATTGCGCGAGGAGACTACACGGCGAAGTCCGAGCGCGAGATCCGCGGCAGCGGATACGTCGTCGCGTCGCTCGAGGCCGCGCTGTTCTGCTTCGCCAAGACGACGAGCTATCGCGACGCCACCTTGCGCGCGGCGAACCTGGGCGAGGACGCCGACACGACGGCCGCGATCTGCGGTCAGCTCGCGGGCGCGTTCTACGGCGAGTCCGCGATCCCCGCGGCCTGGCGCGAGAAGCTCGCGATGCGGGCGCTGATCGAGGAGACCGCCGATGCGCTCCGCGCCGCGCGCCCTGCCTGA
- a CDS encoding protein phosphatase, with translation MRSAPRALPERTWWIEPGRLMGGAYPGDLDPRIARDKVAALLDVGIRAFVNLMEERESNRDGAAFAPYAPIAAELARERELQIECARFPIVDQRIPSVAGMRAILAFIDARLALDRPCFVHCWGGRGRTGTVAGIHLIRIGRATRESFEATIRELRGADAMRGSAPENELQRGFVRRYPFDDA, from the coding sequence ATGCGCTCCGCGCCGCGCGCCCTGCCTGAACGAACCTGGTGGATCGAGCCGGGCCGCCTGATGGGCGGCGCCTACCCGGGCGACCTCGATCCGAGGATCGCGCGCGACAAGGTCGCCGCGCTCCTGGACGTGGGGATTCGCGCGTTCGTGAACCTGATGGAGGAGCGAGAGAGCAACCGCGACGGGGCCGCGTTCGCGCCCTACGCGCCGATCGCAGCGGAGCTCGCGCGCGAGCGAGAGCTCCAGATCGAGTGCGCGCGCTTTCCGATCGTCGACCAGCGGATTCCGAGCGTCGCCGGGATGCGCGCGATCCTCGCCTTCATCGACGCGAGGCTCGCGCTCGACCGCCCCTGCTTCGTGCACTGCTGGGGCGGGCGCGGCCGCACGGGGACCGTCGCGGGAATCCACTTGATCCGGATCGGCCGCGCGACTCGCGAGAGCTTCGAGGCCACGATCCGCGAGCTTCGCGGCGCGGACGCGATGCGCGGCTCCGCGCCCGAGAACGAGCTCCAGCGCGGCTTCGTGCGCCGCTATCCGTTCGACGACGCCTGA
- a CDS encoding phosphotransferase family protein — protein MSETATGTGDVRGIHEARVGDWLAKHVEGARAPFRFELIAGGHSNLTYKVTAADGELFVLRRPPLGAVLATAHDMGREHKIVAAIGARTDVPVAPALGLCTDVAVNDAPFYVMKFVAGHVITDATTVARLFSPAQRHEIGESLVGVLARLHLVDPDAIGLGDLGRKEAYLPRQLNRWRTQWEKSKTRELPAMDEVHEALVALMPEQKYTGIVHGDYRLGNCITGANARIAAVLDWELCTLGDALADLGYLMNNWAEPGEAGGSAAAAASPSAAGGFQTRAEVLALYSRLTGRPITNVDYYRAFQYWRLAAIVEGVMARYLKGVMGANADTNAFRAQIDGLASSALTLVRTLGGG, from the coding sequence ATGAGCGAGACCGCGACAGGCACGGGGGACGTCCGGGGCATCCACGAGGCACGCGTCGGCGACTGGCTCGCGAAGCACGTCGAAGGCGCGCGCGCGCCGTTCCGATTCGAGCTGATCGCGGGCGGCCACTCGAACCTGACCTACAAGGTCACGGCCGCCGACGGCGAGCTCTTCGTGCTGCGTCGGCCGCCGCTCGGCGCGGTGCTCGCGACCGCGCACGACATGGGACGCGAGCACAAGATCGTCGCGGCGATCGGCGCGAGGACGGACGTGCCGGTCGCTCCCGCGCTCGGCCTCTGCACCGACGTCGCCGTGAACGACGCGCCGTTCTACGTGATGAAATTCGTGGCGGGCCACGTGATCACCGACGCGACGACCGTCGCCAGGCTGTTCTCGCCCGCGCAGCGGCACGAGATCGGCGAGTCCCTGGTGGGCGTGCTCGCGCGCCTGCACCTGGTCGATCCCGACGCGATCGGCCTCGGCGACCTCGGCCGCAAGGAGGCCTACCTGCCGCGACAGCTCAACCGCTGGCGCACGCAGTGGGAGAAATCGAAGACCCGCGAGCTGCCCGCCATGGACGAGGTGCACGAGGCGCTGGTCGCGCTGATGCCCGAGCAGAAGTACACCGGCATCGTCCACGGCGACTACCGGCTCGGCAACTGCATCACCGGCGCGAACGCGCGCATCGCCGCGGTGCTCGACTGGGAGCTCTGCACGCTCGGAGATGCGCTGGCCGACCTGGGCTACCTGATGAACAACTGGGCCGAGCCCGGCGAGGCCGGCGGCAGCGCCGCAGCAGCCGCCTCGCCGTCGGCCGCGGGCGGCTTCCAGACCCGCGCCGAAGTTCTCGCGCTGTACTCGAGGCTGACGGGCCGCCCGATCACCAACGTCGACTACTACCGCGCGTTCCAGTACTGGCGCCTCGCCGCGATCGTCGAGGGCGTGATGGCCCGCTACCTGAAAGGCGTGATGGGCGCCAACGCCGACACCAACGCGTTTCGCGCCCAGATCGACGGCCTGGCCAGCTCGGCGCTCACGCTCGTGCGCACGCTCGGCGGCGGCTGA
- a CDS encoding hydratase — protein MTQAAQRIELAAVALRDADSLRRPLAAWPDGAGPRDLAEAYTVQDRFASHLGRTIGYKIAYINPAVQRQLGIPSPLFGRLIEGRVARSPARLDPARFSNLLVETEFSFRIARALPGRSAPFELDAVVDAVGAAIPSIELADTRFADWRSVPALDAAADNALGSHWVGGEEIEAFRALDLAQLEVTTFVNGREASRGRGANVIGSPLLALRWLANELPRWGRGLRPGEIVTTGCCMDILELAPGDAAEADFGPLGRVRVEFPVSGTMRR, from the coding sequence ATGACCCAGGCGGCGCAGCGGATCGAGCTCGCGGCAGTCGCGCTTCGGGACGCGGATTCGTTGCGCCGACCGCTCGCGGCATGGCCCGACGGCGCCGGGCCGCGCGACCTCGCCGAGGCCTACACCGTTCAGGATCGATTCGCCTCTCACCTCGGCCGCACGATCGGCTACAAGATCGCCTACATCAATCCAGCGGTGCAGCGGCAGCTCGGCATTCCGTCGCCGCTCTTCGGCCGGCTGATCGAGGGTCGCGTGGCGAGGAGTCCGGCGCGGCTCGATCCGGCGCGCTTCTCGAACCTGCTGGTCGAGACCGAGTTCTCGTTCCGCATCGCGCGCGCGCTCCCGGGGCGCTCCGCCCCGTTCGAGCTCGACGCCGTCGTCGACGCCGTCGGCGCCGCGATCCCGTCGATCGAGCTGGCCGACACTCGCTTCGCCGACTGGCGCAGCGTCCCGGCGCTGGACGCCGCGGCGGACAACGCGCTCGGATCGCACTGGGTCGGCGGCGAAGAGATCGAGGCGTTTCGCGCGCTCGACCTCGCGCAGCTCGAGGTGACCACGTTCGTGAACGGGCGCGAGGCCTCGCGCGGGCGCGGCGCGAACGTGATCGGATCGCCGCTCCTGGCTCTGCGCTGGCTCGCGAACGAGCTGCCGCGCTGGGGACGCGGACTCCGTCCGGGCGAGATCGTCACCACCGGCTGCTGCATGGACATCCTCGAGCTCGCCCCGGGCGACGCAGCCGAGGCGGACTTCGGCCCGCTCGGGCGCGTCCGCGTCGAGTTCCCGGTATCGGGTACGATGCGGCGATGA